From the genome of Phytohabitans rumicis, one region includes:
- a CDS encoding SigE family RNA polymerase sigma factor, producing MDGTDIAFEEFVRSRSAALVRYGYVLTGNAHDAADLAQEALARLGSSWSRVRRRDDPEGYVRTTMARLHISRWRRLRRERLVGEVPDRGYADPGLANAEADAGLWQALGALPRRQRAVLVLRYYEQRGDDEIAALLGISRGTVRSQAARGLDKLRAKWAPAHPRVTSGRAR from the coding sequence ATGGACGGCACCGATATCGCCTTCGAGGAGTTCGTACGGTCTCGCTCGGCGGCGCTCGTGCGCTACGGCTATGTACTGACCGGCAACGCGCACGACGCGGCCGACCTGGCGCAGGAGGCGCTGGCCCGGCTCGGTTCGAGCTGGTCGCGGGTGCGGCGTCGGGATGACCCCGAGGGGTACGTCCGCACCACCATGGCCCGGCTGCACATCAGCCGGTGGCGGCGGCTACGCCGGGAGCGCCTGGTCGGCGAGGTACCGGATCGGGGGTACGCCGACCCGGGGCTCGCCAACGCGGAGGCCGACGCCGGACTGTGGCAGGCGCTCGGCGCACTGCCGCGCCGCCAGCGCGCCGTGCTGGTCCTGCGCTACTACGAGCAGCGCGGCGACGACGAGATCGCCGCCCTGCTGGGCATCTCCCGCGGCACCGTACGCAGCCAGGCCGCCCGCGGACTCGACAAGCTGCGCGCCAAGTGGGCACCCGCCCATCCGCGCG